CGGATTTGATCAGGAGTCACTGATCCGCTACTACAGGGAGAATATCATCTGAGAGGCCGGGAAAAAACAGGGTTAACCCTTTTAAAATAGAGTCTGAGAGGTGAACGACTTAGGAAATAAGTTGTTATATTCAGTATAATATTTTCTATTACTTACCCTTAATCCACCTAATAATTATGGCCGCAGAAGAGATTAAAAAAACAGCAGGTACGCTCGTACCTGCCTCCCCGAAAAATCCGGAATCCGGTGTGGGCAGTGGTGATATGGCCCTTTTAATCGGGAGCATGGGCAACCTGATTGATTCTACTATTTTGTCCGTTCAGGGAATTATCAGTTCAGTCAGCACTGCAACAGGACAACTTATCGATGGAGTTTCGTCAACGATTAACTCCGATTCCGTTCAGGGAATGATCAACTCGGTAAGCACTGCAACAGGGCAGCTCATTGATGGAGTTACCTCGACCATCAACTCCGAACCGGTCAAGGATATCCTCCATAATGTCAACTCAGCTACCGGACAACTCATTGATGGCGTCGCTGCCACCCTTAAGTCCGATCCGATTCAGAACTCTGTTCAGGAACTTGGAAAATTATGGACTGGATTGCTCGAAAACCTGAATGCAACCGTCAGCTCAAACCAGATACAAAATCTTTTTGATAACGTCAGTACCGGATTGGGACAGTTGATGGGAAATGTATTTTCTGCGCCAGGTATGCCATCAGGTCGTGAAAACCGGATGAAAAAGGATGTAACCGAGATTCGTTACACTCCCAAGGAGGTCGTCGCGGAAATAAAAGCTCCGGCTCTTTCTTCTGATAAGATAAACCAAATCTGACGCTGCAATCCTCTACTCGGTCGTGCCGGGCATCAGCGAAAAATCCATCAATGCGACAGGATATTTCACTGGTGCTCGCTCTGACGATTGTACGCCTTTCCTGATCATTGACGACCGGTTCCGGTGTGACCAAACCCCCCTTCACCCCGAACGGTTGAACCAAGTTCTTCAACCTCTTCAAAACGAACCGCTTCTACCTTTGCAACCACCATCTGCGCAATGCGGTCGCCATGACTGACAAGGAAAGGCTCTTTACCATAATTAATGAGAATCACCTTGACCTCTCCACGATAATCAGCATCAATGGTTGCCGGTGTATTGGGCAATGAGATCATTGAACGCAAAGCAAGTCCGCTCCTTGGACGAAGCTGAGCCTCATACCCTTCAGGCAATTCAAGGGCAAATCCGGAGGGAATCAGCGCGGTTGTTGATGGTTGAATGGTGATCGGGGCTTCAATACATGCTGAGATATCCATGCCAGCAGCATGAGCGGTTGCATAAACGGGAAGTGAAGCTTGCTTGTTAAGGCGAACTATCTTTACTTTGAGCATCAGTCAGAAATAGCTTGTTATCAGAAATTAGACTCTACGGCCAATATAACCGATTAACCACAAGCCAATTGAAGCAATCATCCGAAAAAGTTTATGCACTGGCTTTCGGCGCCCATCCTGATGACGTCGAACTTGCATGTGGAGCTACGTTGCTCAAAATCATAAGCGAAGGGCAGAATGTCGCCGTCTGCGACCTCACAAGAGGAGAGATGGGAACGCTTGGAACTCCTGAAACACGCAGAAGCGAAGCCGCAACAGCCACCGCGATCATGGGATACCACAGCCGCACCACCCTTGACCTTGGAGACTCGAAACTCTTCCACACTGAAGAGAACATAGCGGAAATCATCAAGCTTATCAGGCTGTTCCGGCCAGATGTCGTTTTTGCCAATTCCCCTGAGGAACGCCACCCGGATCACATCAAAGCATCAAAACTTGTGACTGAGGCTTGCTACTATGCCGGTCTTCAGCAGCTCGCCACGACCATGAACGGAGAGGCACAACAGCCTTACCGCCCCGCACACCTCCTCTACTACATCCAGTTCAAACACCTTGAACCAGACATTATCGTCGATATTTCGGATACTTTTGAATCCTCAAGAAGAGGGGTACTCGCCTTCGCCTCGCAATTCTACAAGGAGGGCACAACCGATGAGGCAAAAACCATGATCAAACGCCGGGAGTTTCTTACCGGTCTGGAAGCACGCGCCCGCTATTTCGGAGAACAGATCGGGACCCTTTACGGCGAAGGGTTCAAACTCTCCACCACCCTCGCCATCAACTCATTTATAAGCGCCTTCCCCCGTAACATAAAGTGAGGGTTGCTACTCATTCGGCAACGCGGTGCTTAAACCGCCTCTTCCGGGGAGTTCACAATCACGTAGCACTCCCTTAACAATTCCTCAACAGAAGGAATGGTACTTTATGTGGCGCATAACGATATGCGAAAAGAGTTCCCGGATTTTCATGAACGCATCACACAAACCAACCACATATTTCTTATGAGAAAAGTTGCATTGATAGTCGGTCTGGCCGCTGCACTCGGATTCAACAATGCGCAGGCTGTTGACTGGAACTGGAAAGGGGATATCCGCTACCGTTACCAGTCTGACATAACAGCAATTCCTAATATCACCGGTGAACACAGTCGCGACCGCCACCGGGCACGTGTTCGTCTTGGCGTCTACCCATGGATCAATGAAGAGCTTTCCGGTGGCCTTCAACTCTCAACTGCTGGATCAGGCCTTGAAACCACCTCCCGCAATGAGACTCTTGACGATCAGTTTCTTCCTGATACCGTCTATATGAATGAGTACTTCATAGACTACCACCCGATGTTTCTCTGCGGTGATGTCAACATCATCCTCGGTAAGAGAGCTGTTGCCAGTACCCTTATTGTTCAGAACGATCTCGTCTGGGATGGCGACCTTACCTTTGAAGGCGCTACCGTGCAATACGGCAAGGATGCCAATGGAAAGGAAAAAGATGGTCTCAGTGCAGTTGCTGGATACTATATCCTTAACGAAAATAAAAGTGTAACCACAAAAGAACAGGACGCCTACCTTTTTGCCGGTCAGGCAGCCTATAAAGGTGAAATCAGTGATCTCAGTTACCAGCTTGGTGCGGGATATTACGATTATGTAAATTTCGATCTCAAAAATACGTCAACTGTAGCGTCTCAATTAACTGTAGCTCCTTTTACCTATACTCCCGCCACGACGGCAAAGTATTCCCCGGAATATAACTATACCGGAAAGGACTTTAACATCGTTGAGTTTTATGGCAGCATTGGAGGCAAGATCACCGAAACCCTTCCCTGGCAGATTTCAGGTCAATATGCCTTTAACACTGCAAAACATGCCGATTGGGTCAACATTGACAATGCCAAAAGGGACAGTTACCTTGCTGAAATCAAAATTGGTGATGCCAAACAGGTTGGACAATGGGCGGTCAATGCTGACTATGTCAGAATCGAACGTGACGCCCTTACTATTCTCACCGATTCAGACCGTAACATGGGCGCTGCCACGAACCTGAAAGGGTTCAAGATCGGTGGAGTCTACCATCTGGTTCAGAACATGACACTCGGCCTCACCTATTTCAACTTTAAAACGATCGATGACAAGACTACTCTTGTCGATGAGTCAGCTCCGACCCGGCATATTGTCATGGCTGATGCTGTTATCAAATTCTGACAAGTATCTCTGTGTGTGTTCTTTCCTTTGTGTGTTGTATGGCTGGTTTGCAAGGCCTCTCCTGCCGCTGAGGGAGAGCCTTGCGTAACCGGTTCATGATTAACCAAATTTTTCAGTTTATTCTTACTAACTCAATGATAACAATCACTATGAAACTTTTTAAAAAAATACTTTTAAGTGCGACTGTTTTCGGTCTCATGGCTTCAGGCACTGCACAGGCTGCTGGTAAAATCGTTATCGACGGTTCAACCACAGTAGGACCAATCGCCAAAGCCTTCGCCGATCACTATACCAAAACAACCGGTGTACAGGTATCCGTCAGTGAGTCGGGTTCAGGCAACGGCGCAAAAAGCCTGATCAACAAAACCTGTGACATCGCAACCATGTCAAGAGCAATGAAAGACCAGGAACTGGCTGCCGCCAGAAGCAAAGGCGTCAATCCCGTCGAACATGTCGTCGCGCTTGATGGTCTCTCAATTGTTGTGCATCCGAGCAATCGCATCAATG
The DNA window shown above is from Pelodictyon phaeoclathratiforme BU-1 and carries:
- the dut gene encoding dUTP diphosphatase, which produces MLKVKIVRLNKQASLPVYATAHAAGMDISACIEAPITIQPSTTALIPSGFALELPEGYEAQLRPRSGLALRSMISLPNTPATIDADYRGEVKVILINYGKEPFLVSHGDRIAQMVVAKVEAVRFEEVEELGSTVRGEGGFGHTGTGRQ
- the bshB1 gene encoding bacillithiol biosynthesis deacetylase BshB1 is translated as MKQSSEKVYALAFGAHPDDVELACGATLLKIISEGQNVAVCDLTRGEMGTLGTPETRRSEAATATAIMGYHSRTTLDLGDSKLFHTEENIAEIIKLIRLFRPDVVFANSPEERHPDHIKASKLVTEACYYAGLQQLATTMNGEAQQPYRPAHLLYYIQFKHLEPDIIVDISDTFESSRRGVLAFASQFYKEGTTDEAKTMIKRREFLTGLEARARYFGEQIGTLYGEGFKLSTTLAINSFISAFPRNIK
- a CDS encoding putative porin; amino-acid sequence: MRKVALIVGLAAALGFNNAQAVDWNWKGDIRYRYQSDITAIPNITGEHSRDRHRARVRLGVYPWINEELSGGLQLSTAGSGLETTSRNETLDDQFLPDTVYMNEYFIDYHPMFLCGDVNIILGKRAVASTLIVQNDLVWDGDLTFEGATVQYGKDANGKEKDGLSAVAGYYILNENKSVTTKEQDAYLFAGQAAYKGEISDLSYQLGAGYYDYVNFDLKNTSTVASQLTVAPFTYTPATTAKYSPEYNYTGKDFNIVEFYGSIGGKITETLPWQISGQYAFNTAKHADWVNIDNAKRDSYLAEIKIGDAKQVGQWAVNADYVRIERDALTILTDSDRNMGAATNLKGFKIGGVYHLVQNMTLGLTYFNFKTIDDKTTLVDESAPTRHIVMADAVIKF
- the csmH gene encoding chlorosome envelope protein H, yielding MAAEEIKKTAGTLVPASPKNPESGVGSGDMALLIGSMGNLIDSTILSVQGIISSVSTATGQLIDGVSSTINSDSVQGMINSVSTATGQLIDGVTSTINSEPVKDILHNVNSATGQLIDGVAATLKSDPIQNSVQELGKLWTGLLENLNATVSSNQIQNLFDNVSTGLGQLMGNVFSAPGMPSGRENRMKKDVTEIRYTPKEVVAEIKAPALSSDKINQI